The DNA segment GACAAGATATCTCTGCACTGTCTTCACCTGTATAACTATGAGGAGCACGATATACAGAAACTAGTACATCATCAATAGTTGAACCTTCTTTATCAATAATCTCACCATAGTGTACTGTATTTGGTTTCGCCAAAGATATATCCTTGCTGAATATACTATTGGTGATACTAATTGCTTCAGGTCCTGATACTCTTACTATTCCGATTGCACCTCCGGTAGGTGTAGCCAGTGCACAGATATTGTCGTTATTCATTTAAATTCTTTCAAGTACAAGTTTTATTAATCCATCAATGGTATTCTTATAGCCAATGTTAGCCTGTTTAGCGCGACGGTTGGCTATGACCATACAGCATGTAAGTGCTTTATGTCCCATCAATGCAGAAAGACCAGCAACAGCAGAACTTTCCATTTCGAAGTTTGTGATATTCAAACCATTGTATTCAAAGCTTTCAACCATCTCATTCTGATCAGGATCTGCTAAAGGAATGCGTAACTCTCTGCCTTGAGGTCCGAAGAAGCCACCGCATGCGATCGTTACACCTCTTACCATGTCTGTACCAGCAACACGATCAAGTAGTTCGTTGTCAGCATCAATTACGTAAGGTGCACACAGTAAAGGATTCCAATCCATGTGTTTCTTGAATGCTTGTTCAAGTTTGAGATCGCAAACTTCGTTACGTCCTGCATAGAAGTTGAGCAATCCGTCAAATCCAATACTTTTTACACTTGCAATGTATGTTCCTGTAGGAGTATTCTCCTGAAGACCTCCACAAGTACCAATACGTACAAATGTTAGCGTACGATGTTCAGGCTTTTCGTGACGTGTTTTGAAGTCGATGTTTGCCAAGGCGTCCATTTCGTTTAAAACAATGTCTATATTGTCACATCCTATACCTGTGCTTTGTACTGTTATGCGTTTTCCCTTATATGTACCTGTTATAGAGTGAAATTCACGACTTTGAACCTCACATTCCTGCTCTTCAAAGTGTGATGCAACGAGGCTTACGCGTCCAGGATCACCAA comes from the Xylanibacter oryzae DSM 17970 genome and includes:
- a CDS encoding nucleoside phosphorylase; the protein is MKKYFAESELIINEDGSVFHLHLKPEQLADKVILVGDPGRVSLVASHFEEQECEVQSREFHSITGTYKGKRITVQSTGIGCDNIDIVLNEMDALANIDFKTRHEKPEHRTLTFVRIGTCGGLQENTPTGTYIASVKSIGFDGLLNFYAGRNEVCDLKLEQAFKKHMDWNPLLCAPYVIDADNELLDRVAGTDMVRGVTIACGGFFGPQGRELRIPLADPDQNEMVESFEYNGLNITNFEMESSAVAGLSALMGHKALTCCMVIANRRAKQANIGYKNTIDGLIKLVLERI